The following proteins come from a genomic window of Geothrix edaphica:
- a CDS encoding IspD/TarI family cytidylyltransferase, with the protein MSNPSSPASAEPLRPFLVIPAGGRGLRMGGGLPKQFRDWGGRPLLQATVDAFLAPGMPPLAGIALAVPEGHLEETRSWSFSVPCWVVPGGDTRQDSVWAALRALPDQPMAPVMIHDAVRPFPPVAPLWEALAALNRFDGVLLGEPSTDTLKRVDPEGRVLGTEPREPFFRAQTPQIARLGTWLHAFRDADAAGFSATDDVALLERLGLAVRLISSPSSNLKLTTPEDWERTQPR; encoded by the coding sequence GTGTCGAACCCTTCATCACCCGCCAGCGCTGAACCCCTGCGCCCCTTCCTGGTCATCCCGGCCGGGGGGCGGGGTCTGCGCATGGGGGGCGGCCTGCCCAAGCAGTTCCGGGACTGGGGGGGGCGTCCCCTGCTCCAGGCCACAGTCGATGCCTTCCTCGCCCCCGGGATGCCGCCCCTGGCCGGCATCGCCCTGGCCGTGCCTGAGGGCCACCTGGAGGAAACCCGCAGCTGGTCCTTCAGTGTGCCCTGCTGGGTGGTACCGGGCGGGGATACCCGCCAGGATTCTGTCTGGGCTGCCCTCCGGGCCCTGCCCGACCAGCCCATGGCCCCCGTCATGATCCACGACGCCGTCCGCCCCTTCCCACCGGTCGCGCCCCTCTGGGAGGCCCTGGCAGCCCTGAACCGCTTCGACGGCGTCCTGCTCGGGGAGCCCTCCACGGACACCCTCAAGCGGGTGGATCCGGAGGGCCGAGTGCTCGGCACCGAACCCCGGGAGCCGTTCTTCCGGGCCCAGACCCCCCAGATCGCGCGCCTGGGGACCTGGCTCCATGCCTTCCGGGACGCCGATGCAGCGGGTTTCAGTGCCACAGACGACGTGGCCCTCTTGGAACGCCTGGGCCTGGCCGTGAGGCTGATCTCCAGCCCCAGCTCCAACCTGAAGCTCACCACCCCCGAGGACTGGGAGCGCACCCAGCCGCGCTGA
- a CDS encoding prolyl oligopeptidase family serine peptidase yields the protein MRILAMALAFTAVLSAQPPITYPATRKADVVDDFFGTKVADPYRWLEDDNSPETKAWVEAQNKVSFAYLEQIPERAKIRERITKLWDFEKYSAPFKRGKRYFYSYNTGLQNQSVLFVTEDPKAQGRVLLDPNTLSKDGTVALSGASFTEDGRLMAYSVSVAGSDWQTWKVRDVATGKDLPDEIRWSKASGASWLKDGSGFFYSRYEAPREGGALTGVNNNHMLYFHKLGTSQAEDVLIYQRPDQPEWYIGGTVTDDGRWLVITGSKGTNPETSLFLKDLTKPGSPVEPFLDRMDASYGVVDNEGDTFFVLTNQGAPRNRLVAIRKGQADPAKWTGIIPQAKGKDVLESVSLVGGRFIATWMRDAHSAVEFYDPKGKRTGSLALPALGTAGGFGGRREDTETFYTFGSFAYPGTIYRLDLKTGKSTVFRTPKVAFRPADYQVEQVFYPSKDGTKVPMFLVHKKGFKRDGQNPTLLYGYGGFNVSLTPAFSVSRMVWLEMGGVYAMPNLRGGGEYGLEWYDAGRKDKKQNVFDDFIAAAEWLIAHKITSTPKLAINGGSNGGLLVGACLTQRPDLFGAAVPEVGVMDMLRFHKFTLGWGWKSDYGSSETKEGFETLMKYSPLHTIKAGTKYPPTLITTGDHDDRVVPAHSHKFTATLQAAQAGPAPILTRIETSAGHGAGKPTAKVIAERADVLAFLVKNLGMKLP from the coding sequence ATGAGGATCCTTGCCATGGCCCTTGCTTTCACCGCAGTCCTGTCCGCCCAGCCTCCCATCACCTACCCCGCCACCCGCAAGGCCGACGTGGTGGATGACTTCTTCGGGACCAAGGTGGCGGACCCCTACCGGTGGCTGGAGGACGACAACTCCCCGGAAACCAAGGCCTGGGTCGAGGCCCAGAACAAGGTCAGCTTCGCCTACCTGGAGCAGATCCCCGAGCGGGCGAAGATCCGGGAGCGCATCACGAAACTGTGGGACTTCGAGAAATACAGCGCCCCCTTCAAGCGGGGCAAGCGGTACTTCTACTCCTACAACACGGGCCTCCAGAACCAGTCCGTGCTGTTCGTGACCGAGGATCCCAAGGCCCAGGGCCGGGTGCTCCTCGATCCCAACACCCTGAGCAAGGACGGCACCGTGGCCCTCAGCGGGGCCAGCTTCACGGAGGACGGGCGCCTCATGGCCTATTCCGTGTCCGTGGCCGGCTCGGACTGGCAGACCTGGAAGGTGCGGGATGTGGCCACCGGGAAGGATCTGCCCGACGAGATCCGCTGGTCCAAGGCCAGCGGCGCCTCCTGGCTGAAGGATGGCAGCGGCTTCTTCTACAGCCGCTACGAAGCCCCCAGGGAGGGTGGGGCGCTCACGGGCGTGAACAACAACCACATGCTCTATTTCCACAAGCTGGGCACTTCGCAGGCGGAGGACGTGCTCATCTACCAGCGCCCGGACCAGCCCGAGTGGTACATCGGCGGCACCGTGACCGATGATGGCCGCTGGCTCGTCATCACCGGGAGCAAGGGCACCAACCCCGAGACCAGTCTGTTCCTGAAGGACCTGACGAAGCCCGGCAGCCCCGTGGAGCCCTTCCTGGACCGCATGGATGCCTCCTATGGCGTCGTGGACAACGAGGGCGACACCTTCTTCGTGCTGACCAACCAGGGCGCTCCCCGCAACCGCCTGGTGGCCATCCGGAAAGGGCAGGCCGATCCTGCGAAGTGGACGGGCATCATTCCCCAGGCCAAGGGCAAGGACGTGCTGGAGTCCGTCTCCCTGGTGGGCGGACGCTTCATCGCCACCTGGATGCGGGATGCCCACTCCGCCGTGGAGTTCTACGATCCCAAGGGCAAGCGGACGGGCAGCCTGGCCCTGCCCGCGCTGGGCACGGCCGGCGGCTTCGGCGGGCGCCGCGAGGACACCGAGACCTTCTACACCTTCGGCAGCTTCGCCTATCCCGGAACCATCTACCGCCTGGACCTGAAGACCGGGAAGAGCACGGTGTTCCGCACGCCGAAGGTGGCCTTCAGGCCCGCGGACTACCAGGTGGAGCAGGTCTTCTACCCCAGCAAGGACGGCACGAAGGTGCCCATGTTCCTGGTGCACAAGAAAGGGTTCAAGCGCGACGGCCAGAACCCGACCCTGCTCTACGGCTACGGTGGCTTCAATGTGTCGCTGACGCCCGCTTTCTCCGTCTCGCGCATGGTCTGGCTGGAGATGGGCGGCGTCTACGCCATGCCGAACCTCCGCGGTGGCGGCGAGTACGGCCTCGAGTGGTATGACGCGGGCCGCAAGGACAAGAAGCAGAACGTCTTCGACGACTTCATCGCCGCGGCAGAGTGGCTCATCGCCCACAAGATCACCTCCACGCCGAAGCTGGCCATCAACGGCGGCAGCAACGGCGGTCTGCTGGTGGGTGCCTGCCTGACCCAGCGGCCGGACCTCTTCGGCGCCGCGGTGCCCGAGGTGGGCGTCATGGACATGCTGCGCTTCCACAAGTTCACCCTGGGCTGGGGCTGGAAGAGCGACTACGGCAGCAGCGAGACGAAGGAGGGCTTCGAGACCCTCATGAAGTACTCGCCCCTCCACACCATCAAGGCCGGCACGAAGTATCCGCCGACGCTGATCACCACCGGCGACCACGATGACCGCGTGGTGCCCGCCCACAGCCACAAGTTCACGGCCACCCTGCAGGCCGCCCAGGCGGGTCCGGCGCCCATCCTCACCCGCATCGAGACCAGCGCGGGGCACGGCGCGGGCAAGCCCACGGCCAAGGTCATCGCCGAGCGGGCGGATGTGCTGGCCTTCCTGGTGAAGAACCTCGGCATGAAGCTGCCCTGA
- the lpxC gene encoding UDP-3-O-acyl-N-acetylglucosamine deacetylase, translated as MPRSTAPQTLSREITVSGHGLHGNRPCSVRLVPVEAPTGLVFIHTPTGTEIPAKAGLAGDLVLATTLVKDGVRLQTIEHLLSALMGLEVEHLRIEVDAEELPILDGSAAPWVEAILQAGTRALEGRRRFLKITRPIEVRNGDRWIRALPFDGLRLRYVIDFPIPALGRQSRELSLTPEKYRRELGAARTFCLAQEIDMMRARGLALGGSLDNAVVFGADGPLNESLRYEDEAVRHKMLDLVGDLALLGAPLLGLVEAHAAGHALHVALAQAILADPGCWEWTEDAVPANVQFFFRPAELSIAAQPA; from the coding sequence ATGCCCCGCAGCACCGCACCCCAGACCCTGAGCCGCGAGATCACCGTCTCGGGCCATGGCCTGCATGGCAACCGCCCCTGCTCGGTGCGCCTGGTGCCGGTGGAAGCTCCCACGGGCCTGGTCTTCATCCACACGCCCACGGGCACCGAGATTCCCGCCAAGGCCGGCCTGGCCGGCGACCTGGTCCTCGCCACCACCCTGGTGAAGGATGGGGTCCGTCTTCAGACCATCGAACATCTGCTGTCGGCCCTCATGGGGCTGGAGGTCGAGCACCTCCGCATCGAGGTGGACGCCGAGGAGCTGCCCATCCTGGACGGCAGCGCCGCCCCCTGGGTGGAGGCCATCCTGCAGGCGGGCACCCGGGCCCTCGAAGGCCGCCGCCGTTTCCTCAAGATCACGCGGCCCATCGAGGTCCGGAACGGCGACCGCTGGATCCGCGCCCTTCCCTTCGACGGCCTCCGCCTCCGGTACGTCATCGACTTCCCCATCCCCGCCCTGGGCCGCCAGAGCCGCGAGCTGAGCCTCACCCCGGAGAAGTACCGCCGGGAGCTGGGCGCTGCCCGCACCTTCTGCCTGGCCCAGGAGATCGACATGATGCGCGCCCGCGGCCTCGCCCTGGGCGGCAGCCTCGACAACGCCGTGGTCTTCGGCGCCGACGGCCCTCTGAACGAGTCCCTGCGCTACGAGGACGAAGCCGTGCGCCACAAGATGCTCGATCTGGTGGGCGACCTGGCTCTGCTTGGCGCCCCGCTGCTGGGCCTGGTGGAAGCCCATGCCGCCGGTCACGCCCTGCATGTCGCCCTGGCCCAGGCCATCCTGGCGGACCCCGGCTGCTGGGAATGGACCGAGGATGCCGTGCCGGCCAACGTGCAGTTCTTCTTCCGGCCCGCCGAGCTCAGCATCGCCGCCCAGCCCGCCTGA
- a CDS encoding septal ring lytic transglycosylase RlpA family protein, which translates to MLSPFHPTNWSKACALWIHEIHIAFDPPTPVDPGKGGVLRLMRWSTPRVATLVALSFTLHCTRPPATYDSSLAGSRQGALSVDGQAYVEEGMASWYGGNDDGFAGRPTASGEIFDPEQFTCAHRTLPLGSFVEVENLENRRRTVLRVNDRGPFIKGRVLDLSKRGAEELGFMGRGTTRIRLRSVDAMGLPTALDPAMDHADPFVVQVAALSDPKNIESLTRELENTFGVVTTQSATTRGGLAVKRVRVGSYTSRQDAEQAAEQLAKLLKDRGVEPFITRQR; encoded by the coding sequence ATGCTGTCACCCTTCCATCCCACCAATTGGAGCAAGGCCTGCGCGCTCTGGATCCACGAGATCCACATCGCCTTCGACCCTCCAACTCCGGTGGACCCAGGCAAGGGCGGTGTTCTCAGGCTCATGCGCTGGAGCACCCCACGCGTGGCCACCCTGGTGGCCCTCAGCTTCACCCTCCACTGCACCCGGCCCCCCGCGACCTACGATTCATCGCTCGCCGGCTCCCGCCAGGGCGCCCTGTCGGTCGACGGGCAGGCCTATGTGGAAGAGGGCATGGCCAGCTGGTACGGCGGCAACGATGACGGATTCGCAGGCCGGCCCACGGCCAGCGGGGAAATTTTCGACCCCGAACAGTTCACCTGCGCCCACCGGACCCTGCCCCTCGGTAGCTTCGTGGAAGTGGAGAACCTGGAGAACCGCAGGCGCACCGTCCTCCGGGTGAACGATCGCGGCCCCTTCATCAAGGGCCGGGTGCTGGATCTTTCCAAGCGCGGGGCCGAAGAGCTGGGCTTCATGGGCCGGGGAACCACCCGCATCCGCCTCCGCTCTGTGGACGCCATGGGCCTCCCCACCGCACTGGACCCGGCCATGGACCATGCGGACCCCTTCGTCGTGCAGGTGGCTGCACTTTCCGATCCCAAGAACATCGAGTCACTTACGCGCGAACTTGAAAACACCTTCGGCGTGGTGACCACCCAGAGCGCCACCACCCGCGGTGGGCTGGCCGTGAAGCGGGTCCGCGTGGGCAGCTACACCAGCCGCCAGGACGCCGAACAGGCCGCCGAGCAGCTCGCCAAGCTCCTGAAGGACCGCGGTGTCGAACCCTTCATCACCCGCCAGCGCTGA
- a CDS encoding DUF4388 domain-containing protein: MSLPALRDLFARHRTGATGLWRLGHEPGRTIFFEQGNVVFASSSHPLDRLTHLLVERGKLTQVQLDYAMANLNPTMSIGRNLIEMGFITQRDLLDVARAQVERVVWASMAGAAEPPAFEAKPLDASTVRLPFDTPAMLLAGVLNLQDRERLLAELGPLDQTVALEGRRPPELSLPPDLVRIPSLLDGPRTLLELSREAGVEPFRLGAFVLFLREMGWVRLEGAPTLDIPVLEPFPIPLPVAPPTPPPAPKSSLIEEIQAAQLPTTNLEHLSEALDQLGPEDEVDEPLPQGGFQPPAPQERALPIQQTAAGSTEFPEPPYLEPRATSRRPLILFLILLVALGLWAGLRWYKRNPIILPRLAQATHQNPEPATPKPEPPTTEAPPKIEAKASPEPEPAVQAPPPVTPKPAPKPPAVPSKAERMKAIRDGNWKLALTQGAAQLGAMQGKWSLRLEIACQGETIQHAAGLLKDRDPDLFILPMTMRNGRTCYQVFLGSHDSEAAAMTAAKRLPAPFLAAGNRPKPFRADQIPSRQ; the protein is encoded by the coding sequence ATGAGCCTTCCGGCCCTCAGAGACCTCTTCGCGAGACACAGGACGGGGGCCACGGGGCTGTGGCGTCTGGGTCACGAGCCCGGCCGGACCATCTTCTTCGAGCAGGGGAATGTGGTGTTCGCATCCAGCAGCCACCCCCTGGACCGCCTCACCCACCTCCTGGTGGAACGCGGCAAGCTCACCCAGGTCCAGCTCGACTACGCCATGGCCAACCTGAATCCGACCATGTCCATCGGCCGGAACCTCATCGAAATGGGGTTCATCACCCAGCGCGACCTGCTGGATGTGGCCCGGGCCCAGGTGGAGCGGGTGGTCTGGGCCTCCATGGCCGGGGCGGCCGAGCCCCCCGCCTTCGAGGCCAAGCCCCTGGATGCCAGCACCGTCCGGCTGCCCTTCGACACCCCCGCCATGCTGCTGGCCGGGGTGCTGAACCTGCAGGACCGGGAGCGCCTGCTGGCGGAACTGGGCCCCCTGGACCAGACGGTGGCCCTGGAGGGCAGGCGGCCCCCCGAGCTCAGCCTCCCCCCCGACCTGGTCCGCATTCCCTCCCTCCTCGACGGCCCTCGGACCCTCTTGGAACTGAGCCGCGAAGCCGGGGTCGAGCCCTTTCGCCTGGGTGCCTTCGTGCTGTTCCTGCGGGAGATGGGCTGGGTCCGGCTGGAGGGGGCGCCCACCCTGGACATCCCCGTCCTGGAACCGTTCCCGATCCCTCTTCCGGTGGCTCCCCCCACCCCACCACCGGCGCCCAAGTCTTCGCTGATCGAGGAGATCCAGGCCGCCCAGCTCCCCACCACCAACCTGGAGCACCTTTCCGAGGCCCTGGACCAGCTGGGGCCTGAGGACGAGGTGGACGAGCCCCTTCCCCAGGGAGGCTTCCAGCCTCCGGCCCCCCAGGAGCGTGCCCTCCCCATCCAGCAAACGGCGGCTGGAAGCACGGAATTCCCTGAGCCGCCCTACCTTGAGCCCAGAGCCACGTCCCGGCGCCCGCTGATACTGTTCCTGATCCTCCTGGTCGCCCTCGGGCTATGGGCTGGTCTGCGGTGGTACAAGCGGAACCCCATCATTCTCCCGAGACTGGCCCAGGCGACCCACCAGAACCCAGAACCGGCCACACCGAAACCCGAGCCTCCCACGACCGAAGCCCCCCCGAAGATCGAGGCGAAGGCCAGCCCCGAGCCTGAGCCCGCCGTCCAGGCTCCCCCCCCGGTCACCCCGAAGCCGGCGCCCAAGCCTCCCGCGGTTCCTTCCAAGGCAGAGCGCATGAAGGCCATCCGTGACGGGAACTGGAAGCTGGCCCTCACCCAGGGTGCCGCCCAGCTGGGCGCGATGCAGGGGAAGTGGTCCCTGCGGCTGGAGATCGCCTGCCAGGGCGAGACGATCCAGCACGCCGCCGGGCTGCTGAAGGATCGGGACCCGGATCTCTTCATCCTGCCCATGACCATGCGGAACGGGCGCACCTGCTACCAGGTCTTCCTGGGGAGCCACGACTCGGAAGCGGCAGCCATGACCGCCGCCAAGCGCCTTCCCGCTCCCTTCCTGGCGGCGGGGAACCGCCCGAAGCCCTTCCGGGCGGATCAGATCCCCAGCCGGCAATAG
- the tyrS gene encoding tyrosine--tRNA ligase: MTAASGSVSDALALLTKGTVTCHKLDQLEAKLKEGRPLRIKAGFDPTAPDLHLGHGVLIRKMAQFQKLGHEVTFLIGDFTGLIGDPTGKKATRPPLTREEVLANAETYKAQVFKILDPEKTKVRFNSEWLGPLHGEQWIRLASRFTVAQMLERNDFAKRMEAREPIALHELLYPLTQAYDSVALQADVELGGNDQLFNLMQGRILQEASGQKPQVVLTVPLLLGLDGIEKMSKSLGNYIGFMEDPDTQFGKAMSASDALMWDWYLLLTDKLPAEIEALKQGHPMDAKKALARQIVADFHGAGAGREAEERWVRRFSERSQEAAPEVAVAATGGEVPLSRLLVDRGLATSRKEAERLIGQGAVSLDGQKAADPALRLVLSSGQSILVKVGKLKLERWVIT, from the coding sequence ATGACCGCCGCTTCCGGATCCGTATCTGACGCCCTAGCCCTGCTCACGAAGGGCACCGTGACTTGCCACAAGCTCGACCAGCTGGAGGCGAAACTCAAGGAGGGCCGGCCTCTGCGGATCAAGGCGGGCTTCGATCCCACGGCGCCCGACCTGCACCTGGGCCACGGCGTGCTCATCCGCAAGATGGCCCAGTTCCAGAAGCTGGGCCACGAGGTGACCTTCCTCATCGGCGATTTCACCGGCCTCATCGGCGATCCCACGGGCAAGAAGGCCACGCGCCCGCCCCTCACACGCGAAGAGGTTCTCGCCAACGCCGAGACCTACAAGGCCCAGGTCTTCAAGATCCTCGATCCCGAGAAGACAAAGGTCCGCTTCAACAGCGAATGGCTTGGTCCTCTGCACGGCGAGCAGTGGATCCGCCTGGCCTCGCGCTTCACCGTGGCCCAGATGCTGGAGCGCAACGATTTCGCCAAGCGCATGGAGGCCCGCGAGCCCATCGCCCTCCACGAGCTGCTCTATCCCCTGACCCAGGCCTACGATTCCGTGGCCCTCCAAGCTGACGTGGAGCTGGGCGGCAACGACCAGCTCTTCAACCTCATGCAGGGCCGCATCCTCCAGGAGGCCTCGGGCCAGAAGCCCCAGGTGGTGCTCACCGTGCCCCTGCTGCTGGGTCTCGACGGCATCGAGAAGATGTCCAAATCCCTGGGCAACTACATCGGCTTCATGGAGGATCCGGACACCCAGTTCGGCAAGGCCATGAGCGCCAGCGACGCCCTCATGTGGGACTGGTACCTCCTGTTGACCGACAAGCTCCCTGCCGAGATCGAAGCCCTCAAGCAGGGCCACCCCATGGACGCCAAGAAGGCCCTGGCCCGGCAGATCGTGGCGGATTTCCACGGCGCCGGCGCCGGCCGGGAGGCCGAGGAACGCTGGGTGCGCCGCTTCTCCGAGCGCAGCCAGGAGGCGGCCCCCGAGGTCGCCGTGGCCGCCACCGGGGGCGAGGTCCCCCTCAGCCGGCTGCTCGTAGACCGGGGTCTGGCTACCAGCCGGAAGGAGGCCGAGCGCCTCATCGGCCAGGGCGCCGTGAGCCTGGATGGCCAGAAGGCCGCAGACCCGGCTCTCCGGCTCGTCCTGAGCTCCGGCCAGTCCATCCTCGTGAAGGTCGGCAAGCTCAAGCTCGAGCGCTGGGTGATCACATGA
- a CDS encoding PhoH family protein, with the protein MVPPSSKKVFVLDTNVLLHDPNSILHFQEHDVVLPIVVIEEVDHFKKDQTEVGRNARTVSRMLDKLRATGSLSVGVALEGGGSLKVDVENHPLDIGILREDKHKADNQILACAKQLLTARKEKVVLVTKDTNLRIKADAIGILAEDYTTDRVEMDELYTGHKSWEVDPAKVDLLYDGGLQPDPELHLEPNQFLTLVDQTNPSHTALARFMAGEGLLRPVKRMESYPWGIKPRNREQQFALELLLDPTVQVVTLLGKAGTGKTLLAIAAGLQQVVDDEAYDKILVSRPVMPMGRDLGYLPGDIGEKLRPYMQPIYDNLEFIVGANTEARKRTTMTAGQLEEAGYLSVEPLTYIRGRSIPKQYLVVDEAQNLTPHEVKTILTRAGEGTKVIFTGDPHQIDNPYVDASTNGLSFLAEHFKHLDISGHVTLMKGERSKLAELASNLL; encoded by the coding sequence TTGGTCCCGCCATCCAGCAAGAAAGTCTTCGTCCTGGATACGAACGTCCTCCTGCACGATCCGAACTCCATCCTCCACTTCCAGGAACACGATGTGGTGCTGCCCATCGTGGTCATCGAGGAGGTGGACCACTTCAAGAAGGACCAGACCGAGGTGGGCCGGAACGCCCGCACAGTCTCACGGATGCTGGACAAGCTCAGGGCCACCGGCAGCCTCAGCGTGGGCGTGGCCCTGGAGGGCGGGGGCTCCCTCAAGGTGGACGTCGAGAATCATCCCCTGGACATCGGCATCCTGCGCGAGGACAAGCACAAGGCCGACAACCAGATCCTGGCCTGCGCCAAGCAACTCCTCACCGCCCGCAAGGAGAAGGTGGTCCTGGTCACCAAGGACACCAACCTCCGCATCAAGGCCGACGCCATCGGCATCCTGGCCGAGGACTACACCACCGACCGGGTGGAGATGGACGAACTCTACACCGGCCACAAGTCCTGGGAGGTGGACCCCGCCAAGGTGGACCTGCTCTATGACGGCGGCCTCCAGCCCGACCCCGAGCTGCACCTCGAACCCAACCAGTTCCTCACCCTGGTGGACCAGACCAATCCCAGCCACACCGCCCTGGCCCGGTTCATGGCCGGGGAGGGGCTGCTGCGGCCCGTGAAGCGCATGGAGTCCTACCCCTGGGGCATCAAGCCCCGCAACCGCGAGCAGCAGTTCGCCCTGGAGCTGCTGCTGGATCCCACGGTCCAGGTGGTCACCCTGCTGGGCAAGGCCGGCACGGGCAAGACCCTGCTGGCCATCGCGGCCGGCCTCCAGCAGGTGGTGGACGACGAGGCCTACGACAAGATCCTCGTGAGCCGGCCGGTCATGCCCATGGGACGCGATCTGGGCTACCTGCCTGGCGACATCGGCGAGAAGCTGCGGCCCTACATGCAGCCCATCTACGACAACCTCGAGTTCATCGTGGGCGCGAACACCGAGGCCCGGAAGCGCACCACCATGACCGCGGGGCAGCTGGAAGAGGCCGGCTACCTCAGCGTGGAGCCCCTCACCTACATCCGGGGCCGCAGCATCCCCAAGCAGTACCTGGTGGTGGACGAGGCCCAGAACCTCACGCCCCACGAGGTCAAGACCATCCTCACCCGCGCCGGCGAGGGCACCAAGGTGATCTTCACGGGCGATCCGCACCAGATCGACAACCCCTACGTGGATGCCAGCACCAACGGCCTGAGCTTCCTGGCGGAACACTTCAAACACCTCGACATCTCCGGCCACGTCACCCTCATGAAGGGTGAGCGCAGCAAGCTGGCGGAGCTGGCGAGCAACCTGTTGTAG
- a CDS encoding ATP-binding protein — protein sequence MTNLDDLIKETLVFTAQKGWTQSHAGFFPALVQFLGEKLGVEYALVDELLPDQKRARTVGLYASGELVPDVEYDLNGTPCENVMGRGLCCYPRGIQRLFPEDLMLQQMSAESYIGIPLWDSRGNPIGLIAVMGKKPMEDRELAESILQMVAVRCAHELERKRAEEERRRIQAELLRYQKLESIGSLASGVAHDMNNVLAAIMGVATVLRDRFEGDPSVAGNLDLLLNTAMRGRTLVKGLTDFARDRLEDAVPLDLNQLLRQEAELVSRTSFQRVDLDLDLEEPLPKVMGEAASLANVLMNLCVNAIDAMPEGGRLRFRSRGLGEGGVEVVVEDTGQGMTPDVLAKALDPYFTTKPVGKGTGLGLSVVYGAMKAHGGSCNIESEPGWGTRVTLRFPALVVPSPGPEVIPEGPRASEPRSLGILLVDDEEMIRESASALFRHVGHRVEVAASGREGLDRLQAGLAVDLVVLDQNMPGMTGVEALQELRTSRPDLPVILSSGRVDRAVEGALASYPRVWLLRKPFDFAEMQAVVRRACP from the coding sequence ATGACGAACCTGGATGACCTGATCAAAGAGACCCTGGTGTTCACCGCCCAGAAGGGTTGGACCCAGTCCCATGCGGGGTTCTTTCCGGCGTTGGTGCAGTTTCTCGGCGAAAAGCTGGGTGTGGAGTACGCCCTGGTGGACGAGCTTCTTCCCGACCAGAAGCGTGCACGGACCGTGGGGTTGTATGCCTCCGGGGAACTCGTCCCGGACGTGGAATACGACCTGAACGGAACTCCTTGCGAGAACGTCATGGGAAGGGGCCTCTGCTGCTACCCCAGGGGAATCCAGCGCCTCTTCCCAGAAGATCTGATGCTCCAGCAGATGTCCGCGGAGAGCTACATCGGGATTCCGCTATGGGATTCGCGGGGCAACCCCATCGGTCTGATCGCCGTGATGGGGAAGAAGCCCATGGAGGACAGGGAACTGGCGGAATCCATTCTGCAGATGGTGGCGGTGCGCTGTGCCCACGAGCTGGAGCGCAAGCGGGCGGAGGAGGAGCGGCGGCGGATCCAGGCCGAGCTGCTGCGATACCAGAAACTCGAATCCATCGGCAGCCTCGCCAGCGGCGTGGCGCACGACATGAACAACGTGCTGGCCGCGATCATGGGCGTGGCCACGGTCCTCAGGGACCGTTTCGAAGGCGATCCTTCCGTGGCGGGGAATCTTGATCTTCTCCTTAACACGGCTATGCGGGGGCGGACGCTGGTCAAGGGGCTCACCGATTTCGCCCGCGACAGGCTGGAAGACGCTGTTCCCCTGGACCTGAATCAGCTCCTTCGGCAGGAGGCGGAGCTCGTCTCCCGCACCAGTTTCCAGAGGGTCGATCTGGACCTGGACCTGGAGGAACCCCTCCCGAAGGTGATGGGGGAGGCCGCCTCGCTGGCCAATGTGCTCATGAATCTCTGCGTGAACGCGATCGACGCCATGCCCGAGGGTGGCCGCCTGAGGTTCCGATCCAGGGGGCTGGGCGAAGGCGGCGTGGAAGTGGTGGTCGAGGACACGGGCCAGGGAATGACTCCTGACGTGCTGGCCAAGGCCCTCGATCCCTACTTCACCACCAAGCCCGTCGGCAAGGGAACGGGACTGGGGCTCTCCGTCGTCTATGGGGCGATGAAGGCCCACGGGGGCAGCTGCAACATCGAGAGCGAGCCGGGCTGGGGTACACGGGTCACGCTCCGCTTCCCGGCCCTGGTGGTCCCGTCCCCCGGGCCCGAGGTGATCCCGGAGGGTCCCCGGGCTTCAGAGCCCAGGTCTCTGGGCATTCTCCTGGTGGATGACGAGGAGATGATCCGCGAGTCCGCTTCGGCCCTGTTCCGTCATGTGGGCCACCGGGTCGAGGTGGCGGCCAGCGGCCGTGAGGGCCTGGACCGGCTGCAGGCCGGATTGGCGGTGGACCTGGTGGTGCTCGACCAGAACATGCCCGGGATGACCGGCGTGGAGGCCCTGCAGGAGCTCAGGACCTCGCGACCCGACCTTCCGGTCATCCTCTCCTCGGGAAGGGTGGACCGGGCCGTGGAAGGCGCCCTGGCTTCCTATCCCCGGGTGTGGCTCCTCAGGAAGCCCTTCGACTTCGCCGAGATGCAGGCAGTCGTCCGGAGAGCCTGCCCCTAG